A genome region from Scyliorhinus torazame isolate Kashiwa2021f chromosome 13, sScyTor2.1, whole genome shotgun sequence includes the following:
- the LOC140388077 gene encoding troponin I, slow skeletal muscle-like isoform X1, giving the protein MEETEEVIESEPEPPKPAPPPKAAPAPRAPMAQKELNVKKSCKISASRKLHLKILMLGKAKEDLEKETADRNEEKEKFLAERVPPLNFTGLSLTDLQNLCKDLHQRIEIVDEERYDFEFKAGKNNYEIHDLSLKILDLRGKFKRPTLRRVRVSADAMLRALLGSKHKVSMDLRANLKSVKKDDTEKERNVEVSDWRKNVEAKSGMEGRKKMFDAANQ; this is encoded by the exons atggaagagactgAAGAAGTAATTGAGTCGGAGCCAGAACCACCAAAACCAGCACCTCCTCCTAAAGCTGCTCCAGCACCAAGAGCTCCAATGGCTCAGAAAGAGCTAAATGTTAAA AAAAGTTGTAAGATCTCTGCATCCCGCAAGCTCCACCTTAAG ATTCTAATGCTGGGCAAAGCCAAAGAAGACTTAGAAAAAGAAACAGCTGATAGAAATGAGGAGAAGGAAAAATTCCTTGCAGAGCGTGTACCTCCACTCAACTTCACTGGCCTTTCTCTTACTGACTTGCAA AATTTATGCAAAGACCTTCATCAGAGAATTGAGATTGTTGATGAAGAAAGATACGACTTTGAGTTCAAAGCTGGCAAGAACAACTATGAG ATTCATGATCTGTCCCTGAAAATTCTTGACCTTAGAGGGAAGTTTAAGCGACCCACATTGCGCAGGGTGCGTGTTTCTGCTGATGCTATGTTGCGTGCCTTGTTGGGATCCAAGCACAAAGTATCTATGGACCTGCGAGCCAACCTGAAGTCAGTCAAAAAGGATGATACAGAAAAG GAACGTAATGTCGAGGTGAGCGACTGGCGTAAGAATGTGGAGGCTAAGTCTGGCATGGAGGGCCGGAAGAAGATGTTCGATGCTGCTAACCAGTGA
- the LOC140388077 gene encoding troponin I, slow skeletal muscle-like isoform X2, giving the protein MEETEEVIESEPEPPKPAPPPKAAPAPRAPMAQKELNVKKSCKISASRKLHLKILMLGKAKEDLEKETADRNEEKEKFLAERVPPLNFTGLSLTDLQNLCKDLHQRIEIVDEERYDFEFKAGKNNYEIHDLSLKILDLRGKFKRPTLRRVRVSADAMLRALLGSKHKVSMDLRANLKSVKKDDTEKERNVEVSDWRKNVEAKSGMEGRKKMFDAANQ; this is encoded by the exons atggaagagactgAAGAAGTAATTGAGTCGGAGCCAGAACCACCAAAACCAGCACCTCCTCCTAAAGCTGCTCCAGCACCAAGAGCTCCAATGGCTCAGAAAGAGCTAAATGTTAAA AAAAGTTGTAAGATCTCTGCATCCCGCAAGCTCCACCTTAAG ATTCTAATGCTGGGCAAAGCCAAAGAAGACTTAGAAAAAGAAACAGCTGATAGAAATGAGGAGAAGGAAAAATTCCTTGCAGAGCGTGTACCTCCACTCAACTTCACTGGCCTTTCTCTTACTGACTTGCAA AATTTATGCAAAGACCTTCATCAGAGAATTGAGATTGTTGATGAAGAAAGATACGACTTTGAGTTCAAAGCTGGCAAGAACAACTATGAG ATTCATGATCTGTCCCTGAAAATTCTTGACCTTAGAGGGAAGTTTAAGCGACCCACATTGCGCAGGGTGCGTGTTTCTGCTGATGCTATGTTGCGTGCCTTGTTGGGATCCAAGCACAAAGTATCTATGGACCTGCGAGCCAACCTGAAGTCAGTCAAAAAGGATGATACAGAAAAG GAACGTAATGTCGAGGTGAGCGACTGGCGTAAGAATGTGGAGGCTAAGTCTGGCATGGAGGGCCGGAAGAAGATGTTCGATGCTGCTAACCA GTAA